The Erythrobacter sp. HL-111 DNA segment CGCCCACGCCGCCGCCATGCTGGAAGCTGGCGCGGCGATCATCGACATCGGCGGGGAAAGCACGCGGCCCGGGGCCGAGCCGACTTTCGAGGCCGAGGAGATCGAACGCGTCGTGCCCGCTGTCCGCACCTGCGCCGCGATGGGCGCGGCGATCAGCGTCGACAGCAGGCGCGCGGGCGTGCTCGAACAGGGGCTGTCGGCGGGCGCGCATATCGCCAACGACGTTTCCGCGCTGCGCTATGATCCGCGGAGCCTCGAACTCGTCGCGCAATACGAATGCCCGGTCGTGCTGATGCACGCGCCCGGCGCGGGAGCGGATCTTCACGAGGGCGGCAATTACACGGACGTGGTGAGCGAGGTGTTCGATTTCCTCCGCCTCGCCCGCGAAAAGGCGATCGGCGGCGGGATCGCGGAGGCGAACATCGTGCTCGACCCGGGGATCGGCTTCGGCAAGTCGCTCGCCGACAATCTCGCGCTGCTGAACGCCCTGCCGCTGTTCCATGCGCTCGGATCGCCGCTGCTGGTGGGCGTGAGCCGCAAGCGCATGATCGGCGCGCTCTCGCACGAGGAGGGACCGCAGGATCGCCTCGCCGGGTCGATCGCGCTCGCGGTCAGGGCGATGGAAGCCGGGGTCCACATCCTGCGCGTCCACGACGTTGCCGAGACGGTGCAGGCGCGCAATGTCTGGCGCGGGCTGAGGGACGCGGCGCTGACCGATTTCAGCCAGCTGCCGGGCTTCGACTGACCGGGTCGGGGCGAAAGCCCCTTGCGCGCTGTCGCAATCGCGTCATGGAGCGGGGGCAAGGGACCCCCAGCAACCCTCCGCAGGAAACCCCAGAAGGAACCATCGCCCATGCGCTTTCCGCTTCTCCTCGCCGCGGCCGGAACCGCGACGATTGCCGCCCTCGCGCCGCTTTCCGCCAACCCGCAGGTCGAACTTTCGGCCGAGGACGTGCTCGCGCCCTATTACGCCAGGCTCGAAACCGAGATCGACCTGCCGGTCGCGCCTCCCGGGGCGAGCCTCGCCGAGGACACGGTGCTGACCCGGATCGGGGTCGGCAGCTGCAACCACCAGAGCCGCTCGCAGCACATGTGGGCCCGGATCGCGGCAGCCGATCCGCAGCTTTTCCTGTTCATCGGCGACAACAACTACGGCGACAACGGCTGGGACGGCGATGCCGCGCTCGGTTCCTTGCGCGCCGCCTATGCCAAGCAGGCCGAAACCCCCGAACTCGCCGCCTTCCGCGAGGCCGTGCCGATGATGGCGGTGTGGGACGATCACGATTACGGTTTCAACGATGCGGGGGCGAGCTTCACCCCGCGGCGCTGGTCGGAAACGATCTTCGAAACCTTCTGGGGCTCGCCCGAGGATGTCCGTGAGCGCCCCGGCATCTATTCCTCGCGCATCGTCGGCGAGGACGGGCGGCGAACGCAGGTGATCCTGCTCGACACGCGCTTCTTCCGCTCCGAACTCGAAACGATGGGCTATTCCGAGACCCGCCCGCCGCTCGGCCCCTACGTGCCCAGCGATGATCCCGAAAAGACGATGCTGGGCGAAGCGCAGTGGGAATGGCTCGAAGCCGAACTCGCCAAGCCCGCCGATTTCCGCATCGTGGCGAGCTCGATCCAGGTGCTGACCGACGCGCACAACTACGAAAGCTGGGAGAACCTGCCGCTCGAACGCGCGAAGCTCTACCGCCTGCTCGCGGGCCGCGAGGAAAGCGGGCTGGTCCTGCTTTCGGGCGATCGGCACGCGGGCGGCATCTACACCGACACGCCGGACGAGGCGGGCGGCGAGCAATTCTGGGAGCTGACCAGCTCCTCGCTCAATCTCGCCTTCAACGACACGGCGACGAACACCGCGCGCGAGCCCGATCCCAAGCGGCTGACCGATTTCATCTCGGAAGAGAATTTCGGCCTTGTCGACATCGACTGGGAGAACCGCACCTTCACCCTTTCCCTGCGCGGGAACCGGGGCGAGGAGCGGGTGAGCCGGACGGTGAGCTGGTGAGCGCCCGCCGCTAGCCTCTCTTATTCACGGCGATGCGGTTGGGCGCCTCTCGGTGCGAGCTTGACGCCACTGCTGCGTGCGGCGGCGTAGAGCGGGCGTGCGGCACCGCTGGCGTCTGTTTCACCGCGCTGTGATCGATGGGCTTTTCTGGTTGAAGGACTTGGCTCGGGGTTTCTGCGGCACTGCCGCGCCCGCTACGTCGGCGCAGGCTTGAGCGCGAGAACGATGGCACGCATCAGATCGGCATCGGGGCACGCAGAGGCGAACGCTACGCGGATTCGGGTGGCGCTTTCCATGACGCGGGCAGCAACCTTGAGCAGCCGCAGGCGCAGGGTCGTAAACTCGGCTTTTGCCAGAGCGGTGGTCTTTGGGATCGCCTGCTGAACGCGCCACAGCAGCCAGTAGGCAGCGGTGTGCAGGATCAGGCGCATCTGGTTGGCGTTCGCCGACCGGCACGAGGTGCGGTCACTGGCCAGCTGGGTCTTGTGCAGCTTGATCAGGTTCTCGGCCTGCCCGCGCGCACAGTAGAGCGTGTCATAGATGTATTCAGCCGAGCCTTGGGTTAGCGATGTGACGACATAGCGGATATCCATGCCCAGCGTGCTGGCCTCGATCCTGGCGACGACGCGGCGCTGGCGGTTCCAGCTCTTCGCGCCGTAGCGGGTCTCGGCATAGCTGCGCAGGACCGGGAGTTGGCACTCGGCGCGGCGGACCGCACAGGCATCGGCAGCCGTGACGATGACGGGATCGGCGCGCAGCGCGGCGTTGGTCGGCAGACCGAACACGTAATCGACATGGGCCGCCTCGCAGAAGGCCATGACCTCGGGCCGTCCATAATGCCCGTCACCGCGGATGGTGATGTGGGTATCGGGCCAGTGGCGGCGAAGATGGCGCACCAGACGCCGGATATGCCCTGCCGCCTCCTTGCCCGAAGGCGTCTTGCCCGTGCGCAGCAGCATCGCCACCGGCCGGCCCGTTGCCGTGTCGTAGACATGGATCGGCAGGAAGCAGCGCTCCCCATGATGTCCGTTCCAGAAGGAGAGTTGCTGATAGCCGTGCACGACGTCGCAGGTGTCATCGATATCCAGCGTCACCGCCGCCGGCGGAGTGGGGTAGCTGGCGCAGTAGATGTCGATCATGATCCCCAGCATCTTTGCCAGCTCGCGCGTGCTCGGCGCATTCTCCCAGCGGCTCATCGTCGGTTGGCTGGCCAACCCCGCACCCGATCCCGGCAGCTTGCCCAGCGCAAGGCGGAAGCCCGGATCATCGCGCAGAGCGTCGAGATCATCGGCATCCTCATAGCCGCAGGCGATCGCGAACATCCGCGCGCGCAGGATATCTTCAAGCCGATGAACCACCCGAGCAGGATCGCGCGGATCGGCAATACACGCCGCAAGCCGCTGGCAGAGCCCCATCATGCGCTCGGCCTGAGCCAGCACCAGGACCCCGCCATCCGAGGTCAGCCTGCCGCCGTCAAACGCAGCTGTGACCTTCTTGCCGCGCACTGCTGGAAACGAAAATACGGACGCGCTATCATCGCATCCGGCGGGTGTGGTCTGTGGCATATTTTGCCCCGTTGCAGGTCTGGCTTAAGCAACCACATTCCTACAACAATGCAAATGCTTACGCCACTCCCGCCAACCCGTCAGACCACCGCCGGTGAATAATCCGGGCTAGAGAGTGTAGCCGCCGTCCGACACCAGCACGTGGCCGGTGATGTTGGCGGCGGCATCGCTCAGCAGGAAAAGGATCGCCGCGGCCATTTCGGCGGAGGTGGCGAAGACCGTCAGATCCTAATTCGCATTATAGGCTAGAAATTTTATTCCTTGCTCATCGAGTATTGTCGGCAATTCAGCAGGAACCTTCTCGCGAGGCGCGACAACTAAGAAGAAGCTATTTTTCTTGCTAAGATGCGTGCGATAGAGGTTCATTTGCCTCAATAATTCGCCCGCACTACGCACTTCCGTCTTCGCTTCGACAAAAACCTTGTATTCCTCATGTGCCCAGTCCATCTTTTCCCATTTAATCCCCTTGATCGCCAAGCGACCGTAACGATGTCGAATGATCGCCAGAGAAGAGGCCGGAGTTGATGAACAAGGAACTAGATTTGTGCAACCGTCTTTTGCCACTCCCCTATCAGACCAGATGCCAAACTCTCTTTCGCCTAAGAGGTGATCGAACTCTAAATCCAACTCGGACCATACACTTCTTTCGATCTCGTGTGTTCGTATATGCAAGAAGGGTCGGTAGATCTTAATGGAGAACGAGAGATCGATCGCTCCGATTAATCCCCCGCGGGGGCCGAGTATCAAGCGTTCCCAGCGTGGTGGGCTTACTTCTAGAGGAGGAGGTTCAGGATGTTTCGGGTAGTTCCCACTCAGATACACGCTCAGACAATGGGGGATCGTGCGCTCGCTCAGATACTCATGATCCGCTAGTTCAACCCAATTCTTTCCCCAAGCGTGGCAAACACCTTTTTCATCTTCGGTAAAATTGAGGTCTAGCGCGCGTAATATTGTTCCTGGACTGACCTTGCTTTTCTGATCAATCCATCGCACGATTTCATCGTGGCTTCGTAAGCCAAGTTGCTCGTCGTTGAACAGTTTTTGTTGATATGGTGCGGCTGGCTTTCCCATGCAGAATGCCTAGCACCGGCTCCGCGATGGGTGAAGCTTCTGCCACCATAATGCACAGTCTTGCTCAGGCTGCGTTGTCGATCCCGAGGTCGGAGAGCTTGCGGTAGAGCGTCGAACGCCCGATGCCGAGCCGCCGGGCCACCTCGGTCATGCGGCCGCGGTAATGGCCGATGGCGAGCCGGATCACGTCCGCCTCGATCTCCTCGAGCGGGCGCAGGTTGCCGTCCTCGGTGTAGAGCATCACGCCCGCGCCTTCGTGGAAGGCGGGGACCGGCGCCTCGCCGCGGTCGCCGACCAGTTCGGCCAGCTGCGGGAAGCTTTCCGCCGTCAGCGTCTCGCCCTCGCAATAGACCGCGGCGCGGAATAGCACCGATTGCAGCTGGCGGACATTGCCCGGCCAGTCATAGGCCGCGAGCAGCGCCAGCGCGCTGTCGGAGATCGAGAGGTGGTTTAGTCCGGGCTGCTCGCCGATGCGCGCGAGGAAATGGCGGGTGAGGGCGGGAATGTCGCTCGTCCGCTCGCGCAGCGGCGGCAGGACGATGCGGGTCGCGGTGAGCCGCCGCCCAAGCTCGGCGTCGAATTCGTCCCCTTCGACCAGTGCTGTCAGCGAAAGGTTGCTCGTGGCGAACAGGCGCATGTCGATGCGGTAGCCGTAGCTCGCCCCGACCGGGCGCACGATCCCGCTTTCGAGCGCTTCGGCGAGGCGCTGCTGCACGCTGCGCGGCAGGCGGTCGACCTCGTCGAGCACCAGCGTCCCGCCGTCGCAATGCTGGAGCGCGCCGATCTGGCGGTCGAAGGCGCCCGGAAAGGCGCCCGGTTCGTGCCCGAACAGCACCGATTCGACCGATCCGGGCGGCAGGCTCGCGATGTTGATGATCCGCAGGGGTTCCTTCGCCCGCGGGCTCGCCGAGTGCATCGCACGCATCAGCATTTCCTTGCCCGTGCCGCTTTCGCCCTCGATCAGGGCGTGGCCGTGGCCGCGCGCCGCCTTCGCCGCCTGGGCGAGCGCGGTGCGGAAACCGGGCGCGGTGCCGATCATCGCGTCGAAATCGAGATGGGCGCCCATCTTCTCGGTCAGCGGGGCGAGTTCGTCGCGCTGACGTTCGCGGGTGGTGACCGCCCGCAGCGCTTCCATCAGGCGATCGGGCGCGATCGGCTTGACGAGGTAGTCGCTCGCCCCCGCCCGCATCGCCTCGACCGCCAGCACGGGGGAAGCGCTGGTGGTCAGCATCAGGATCGGCAGGGCCGGGCGGCGTTCCTTGAGCTCGGCGATCAGCGAGCAGGCGTCATCGCCCGGCACCCACTGGTCGAGCAGGATCGCGGACAACTGCATTCCCTCGCGCGTGCCGAGCATCGCGATCGCGGTTTCGGCATCGGGCGCGACGAGCGTGCGCCAGCCCGCCCGCGCGGCGATCGCGCAGATCAGCCGGCTCTGGGCCGGTTCGTCGTCGATCAGCATGACGAGCCGGGTTTCGGCGGTCTCCGCCCGTTCGTCGTCCGCGCGGCGGGCCGCCCCGTCGGCGCACGCGGCGGGCTGCCGGTCCATATCGGGCATGGAGTTTTCCGACATCGGCGTGCGCAGACCTCCCTCGATCCCCGGTCAAACCGTCCCGGGGTGAAACGTCGGCCCGCTTTAAGGCGCGCGGGTAAAGACTGGATTAAGCCTGTTGCGGATGATGGCGCGGGACCGGCGGGCGCTTTCGCGGGTGCAGCACGGGCTTGAGCGCGAGGGCAGGCTCGGATAACGCGCATCCTATCACTTTTCACGGCAACCTTTTGCCGGAACCCACGTTACGCACAATCAAGGGGAATACGCAGCATGGCATCGCACGACATGGACAAGGCGCGCTCGACCTACGAGTCGTTCATGACCGCGCTCAAATGGGCCGTTCCGGTGGTCGCCCTCATCACCCTGTTCGTCGTCTCGCTGATCGCCGGGTAACCACCCGCACAATTCGCCGAAACCTGGGGGGCACAAGTGAAGATCGCAGTCCTTAAAGAACGCGCCGCAGGGGAAACGCGCGTCGCGGCGACGCCGGAAACGGTGAAGAAGTACATCGGCCTCGGCAACGAGGTCGCGGTGGAGCAGGGGGCGGGCCTGTCCGCCTCGATCACCGACGAGGCCTATGCCGAAGCGGGCGCTGCGATCGGCGATGCGCCGGCGAGCGTGAAGGACGCGGACATCGTGCTGGGCGTGCAGGCGCCCGACGTCGCGCTGCTTTCCGGCGCCAGGCCGGGCGCGTGGGTCGCGGCGCTGTTCGATCCGTTCCAGCACAAGGAGCGGGTCGAGGCCTATGCCAGGGCCGGGCTCGAGGCGCTTTCGATGGAATTCATGCCGCGCATCACCCGCGCGCAGTCGATGGACGTGCTTTCCAGCCAGTCGAACCTTGCCGGTTACAAGGCGGTGCTGGCGGCGGCGGACGAATATGGCCGCGCCTTCCCGATGATGATGACGGCGGCGGGCACGGTGCAGGCGGCGCGCGTCTTCATCATGGGCGTGGGCGTTGCGGGGCTCCAGGCGATCGCGACGGCCAAGCGGCTCGGCGCGCAGGTCTCGGCGACGGACGTGAGGCCCGAAACTGCCGAACAGATCACCTCGCTCGGGGCCAAGGCGGTCTTTGCCGAGGGGCTCGAGGCGGCGGGCGAGGGCGGCTACGCGGCCGAACTCACCGACGAACAGAAGGCGAAGCAGGCCGAGCTGGTTTCCACCCACATCGCCAAGCAGGACCTCGTCATCACCACCGCGCTGATCCCGGGCCGCAGGGCGCCGGTGCTGGTCACGGACGCGCAGATCGCGACGATGAAGCCGGGCAGCGTGATCTTCGATCTCGCGGTGGCGCAGGGGGGCAATGTCGAAGGCTCTAAGCCCGACGAGGTCGTCGTGAGGCACGGCGTCAAGATCATGGGCTATTCGAACACGCCCGCCCACCTCGCCGCCGACGCCTCGGCGCTGTTCTCACGCAATCACTTCAACTTCCTCTCCGCCTTCTGGGACAAGGAGGCCGGCAAGCCGGTCCTCGACGAGGAGATCGGCACCGCCATCCGCCTGACGAAGGACGGCGCGGTGGTGAACGAAAGGCTGAAGGGATAAGCTCGGCCACGCCGTGCCGAATACGGGCAGGGTGGCGGATCAATCGAAGACATCAGCGGGCCAGGTGCCGGACAGGGGCGAATCAATGGACTTCATCTCAATCCTCTCGATCTTCGTGCTGGCGTGTTTCGTCGGCTATTACGTGGTCTGGTCGGTCACCCCGGCGCTGCACACGCCGCTGATGGCGGTGACGAACGCGATTTCCTCGGTCATCGTGGTCGGCGCGC contains these protein-coding regions:
- the folP gene encoding dihydropteroate synthase, which encodes MGSVYLHPVTLASGPQAEAGEHGPGAIRLGGSMAYASRFALVLRDGERVVDRSLFGPADAESAFAGLGPLEEGEARRQWANLARVHAPLNAGERVIRLDQPQVMGVLNVTPDSFSDGGAFHEDPEALRAHAAAMLEAGAAIIDIGGESTRPGAEPTFEAEEIERVVPAVRTCAAMGAAISVDSRRAGVLEQGLSAGAHIANDVSALRYDPRSLELVAQYECPVVLMHAPGAGADLHEGGNYTDVVSEVFDFLRLAREKAIGGGIAEANIVLDPGIGFGKSLADNLALLNALPLFHALGSPLLVGVSRKRMIGALSHEEGPQDRLAGSIALAVRAMEAGVHILRVHDVAETVQARNVWRGLRDAALTDFSQLPGFD
- a CDS encoding alkaline phosphatase is translated as MRFPLLLAAAGTATIAALAPLSANPQVELSAEDVLAPYYARLETEIDLPVAPPGASLAEDTVLTRIGVGSCNHQSRSQHMWARIAAADPQLFLFIGDNNYGDNGWDGDAALGSLRAAYAKQAETPELAAFREAVPMMAVWDDHDYGFNDAGASFTPRRWSETIFETFWGSPEDVRERPGIYSSRIVGEDGRRTQVILLDTRFFRSELETMGYSETRPPLGPYVPSDDPEKTMLGEAQWEWLEAELAKPADFRIVASSIQVLTDAHNYESWENLPLERAKLYRLLAGREESGLVLLSGDRHAGGIYTDTPDEAGGEQFWELTSSSLNLAFNDTATNTAREPDPKRLTDFISEENFGLVDIDWENRTFTLSLRGNRGEERVSRTVSW
- a CDS encoding IS1380 family transposase, which encodes MPQTTPAGCDDSASVFSFPAVRGKKVTAAFDGGRLTSDGGVLVLAQAERMMGLCQRLAACIADPRDPARVVHRLEDILRARMFAIACGYEDADDLDALRDDPGFRLALGKLPGSGAGLASQPTMSRWENAPSTRELAKMLGIMIDIYCASYPTPPAAVTLDIDDTCDVVHGYQQLSFWNGHHGERCFLPIHVYDTATGRPVAMLLRTGKTPSGKEAAGHIRRLVRHLRRHWPDTHITIRGDGHYGRPEVMAFCEAAHVDYVFGLPTNAALRADPVIVTAADACAVRRAECQLPVLRSYAETRYGAKSWNRQRRVVARIEASTLGMDIRYVVTSLTQGSAEYIYDTLYCARGQAENLIKLHKTQLASDRTSCRSANANQMRLILHTAAYWLLWRVQQAIPKTTALAKAEFTTLRLRLLKVAARVMESATRIRVAFASACPDADLMRAIVLALKPAPT
- a CDS encoding SDR family oxidoreductase, with amino-acid sequence MTVFATSAEMAAAILFLLSDAAANITGHVLVSDGGYTL
- a CDS encoding sigma-54 dependent transcriptional regulator codes for the protein MLIDDEPAQSRLICAIAARAGWRTLVAPDAETAIAMLGTREGMQLSAILLDQWVPGDDACSLIAELKERRPALPILMLTTSASPVLAVEAMRAGASDYLVKPIAPDRLMEALRAVTTRERQRDELAPLTEKMGAHLDFDAMIGTAPGFRTALAQAAKAARGHGHALIEGESGTGKEMLMRAMHSASPRAKEPLRIINIASLPPGSVESVLFGHEPGAFPGAFDRQIGALQHCDGGTLVLDEVDRLPRSVQQRLAEALESGIVRPVGASYGYRIDMRLFATSNLSLTALVEGDEFDAELGRRLTATRIVLPPLRERTSDIPALTRHFLARIGEQPGLNHLSISDSALALLAAYDWPGNVRQLQSVLFRAAVYCEGETLTAESFPQLAELVGDRGEAPVPAFHEGAGVMLYTEDGNLRPLEEIEADVIRLAIGHYRGRMTEVARRLGIGRSTLYRKLSDLGIDNAA
- a CDS encoding NAD(P) transhydrogenase subunit alpha, with protein sequence MKIAVLKERAAGETRVAATPETVKKYIGLGNEVAVEQGAGLSASITDEAYAEAGAAIGDAPASVKDADIVLGVQAPDVALLSGARPGAWVAALFDPFQHKERVEAYARAGLEALSMEFMPRITRAQSMDVLSSQSNLAGYKAVLAAADEYGRAFPMMMTAAGTVQAARVFIMGVGVAGLQAIATAKRLGAQVSATDVRPETAEQITSLGAKAVFAEGLEAAGEGGYAAELTDEQKAKQAELVSTHIAKQDLVITTALIPGRRAPVLVTDAQIATMKPGSVIFDLAVAQGGNVEGSKPDEVVVRHGVKIMGYSNTPAHLAADASALFSRNHFNFLSAFWDKEAGKPVLDEEIGTAIRLTKDGAVVNERLKG
- a CDS encoding NAD(P) transhydrogenase subunit alpha, with translation MDFISILSIFVLACFVGYYVVWSVTPALHTPLMAVTNAISSVIVVGALIASAEAGSDVAKYLGLAAVVLASVNIFGGFAVTERMLAMYKKKEK